In Streptomyces camelliae, the sequence GAAGACGTAACGGTGCGGCCCGTCCCCGGGCGGCGGCGCGGCACCGCCGAAGTCCTTCGACCCGTAGTCGTTGCGCACCTGCACCGCACCCTCGGGCAGCCCCTCGAACGCGCCGCTGCCCGCACCCGCCGGCAGCTCCGTCACCGAGGCCGGGATGTCGAACAGGACCCAGTGCCAGAACCCGCTCCCCGTCGGGGCATCCGGGTCGTAGCAGGTCACGGCGAAGCTCTTGGTCCCCTCCGGGAAGCCCTCCCACCGCAGCTGCGGCGAGGTGTTGCCCTTCGCGTAGACCTGAGCGTCCTTGAGCTTCGCACCCTCCTCGATGTCCGCGCTCGTCACCGTGAACGACGGCACGGGCGGATGGAAATCGTGGGGGAGCGGCCGCCGCTTGAGCTCGGTCACCTCGGTACCTCCTGATCGATGATCTGGAATCAGCAGTTCCCGAGCCTAGAACCAGTTGCGCTTGCTGCCGACCTCGGACAGCCACTGGTTCAGATAAGCCGCCCAGTCGGTCCCCTGCCAGTCGTTCAGCCCGACCTGGAAGGACCGGTAGGTGTCCGAACCCTCGCTGAACAGACCCGGCTTCTTGTCCATTTCAAGGACGACGTCCATCGCGTACGCGTCGGCAACGAAGCTCAGCTCGACCTGGTTCAGCCCCCGGTACTGCGCCGGCGGGTGGAACTCGATCTCCTGGTAGAAGGGCAGCGACTGCCGTGTCCCCCGGATGTGACCGCGCTCCATGTCCGCGTTCTTGAAGCGGAAGCCCAGCTGGATGAAGGCGTCCAGGATCGCCTTCTGCGCCGGCAGCGGATGCACATTGATGGGGTCGAGATCGGAGGAGTCCACAGCCCGCGCGATGGCCAGCTCGGTCGTCACCCCGATGTGCATCCCGCGCAGCGCCTGCCCGTCGATCATCGTGACCGGCGTCTCCCAGGGAATCTCCAGCCCGAACGGCACCGCGTGCACCGCGCCCGCCTGCAGCTCGAAGGCACCACCGAGCCGCACCTTCGTGAACTCGATGTCCTGCTTGTACTCCTGGTCGCCGCTCTCCACCTCGACCTTGGCCTGGAGCCCGACCGACAGCCCCTCGATGTCCTGGTTCACGGACCCGCCCTGGATCCGCACCTCACCCTGGACGACGCCACCCGGCACCACGTTCACCTCGGTCAGCACGGTCTCGACCGAGGCCCCGCCGGCCCCCAGGCTCGCGAGCAGCTTCTTGAACGCCATTGACTCTCCCTTTACGAAGGAACCTCGACCCCTACAAACGCATCCGCCCCCCGACCGGTTCCGCCGGCGCCATGCCCGCTCTCCATTACCCTCGGACGACATGATCGCGCCCCCGGACCGTACGCCTCTGCCCAGAGAGTTCTTCGACCGCCCGGTCCTCGAAGTGGCCCCCGACCTCCTCGGCCGCATCCTGGTCCGTACGACCTCCGAGGGCCCCATCGCCGTCCGCCTCACGGAGGTCGAGGCGTACGACGGCCCGAACGACCCCGGCTCCCACGCCTACCGCGGCCGCACCGCCCGCAACGAGGTGATGTTCGGGCCGCCCGGCTACGTGTACGTCTACTTCACCTACGGCATGTGGCACTGCATGAACCTCGTCTGCGGTCCCGAAGGCCGCGCGAGCGCCGTCCTGCTCCGCGCCGGCGAGGTGGTCGAGGGCGCGGACCTGGCCCGTAAACGTCGACTTTCGGCCCGCAACGACAAGGAACTCGCCAAAGGACCGGCTCGCCTGGCCACCGCCCTGGGGGTCGACCGTGCCCTGAACGGCACGGACGCCTGCGCCTCCGGCGAGACACCCTTGCGGATGCTGACCGGCACGAAGATCCCCGCTCACCAGGTACGGAGCGGTGCCCGCACCGGAGTCGCCGGCGAAGGCGGCAACGGCGATGTCCATCCGTGGCGTTACTGGGTTGCCGACGATCCGACGGTGAGCCCCTATCGGGCCCATGTACCGAGGCGGCGCCGAAGTTGACGCGTGCCTGGAAGGTGCGTAACGTATCCCAAGCCGCTGAACCGGGTACGGCAATCGCCAGCAGCCGGAGCGGCCACCCCACTACCTAGCTACAACCCCTTCGCCGGGGTCGATTTCGGCGCGCCCGCGTGCCCGAAATTCGAACCCGCGAGACTCGATTATGAGTCGCCGAAGAAATGAGCTAACGTAGTGAATGTCGAAAGGCCGACAGGCGAAAGCCCAAAAGCTCGAAGACAACCCGCCGACCGGGAATCAGACGCCGAAAGGATCTGATAGAGTCGGAAACACCGAAGGGAAGCCCGGAGGAAAGCCCGAGAGGGTGAGTACAAAGGAAGCGACCGTTCCTTGAGAACTCAACAGCGTGCCAAAAATCAACGCCAGATATGTTGATACCCCGTCTCCAGCATCTGCTGGGGCGAGGTTCCTTTGAAATAACACAGCGAGGACGCTGTGTGCGAGAGGATCATTCCTCCTCTTGCACCGCTCTCGTGGTGTTCATCCCGATCACGGGAAAACATTCACGGAGAGTTTGATCCTGGCTCAGGACGAACGCTGGCGGCGTGCTTAACACATGCAAGTCGAACGATGAAGCCCTTCGGGGTGGATTAGTGGCGAACGGGTGAGTAACACGTGGGCAATCTGCCCTTCACTCTGGGACAAGCCCTGGAAACGGGGTCTAATACCGGATACGAGGTTCGGAGGCATCTCCGATCCTGGAAAGCTCCGGCGGTGAAGGATGAGCCCGCGGCCTATCAGCTTGTTGGTGAGGTAATGGCTCACCAAGGCGACGACGGGTAGCCGGCCTGAGAGGGCGACCGGCCACACTGGGACTGAGACACGGCCCAGACTCCTACGGGAGGCAGCAGTGGGGAATATTGCACAATGGGCGAAAGCCTGATGCAGCGACGCCGCGTGAGGGATGACGGCCTTCGGGTTGTAAACCTCTTTCAGCAGGGAAGAAGCGCAAGTGACGGTACCTGCAGAAGAAGCGCCGGCTAACTACGTGCCAGCAGCCGCGGTAATACGTAGGGCGCAAGCGTTGTCCGGAATTATTGGGCGTAAAGAGCTCGTAGGCGGCTTGTCACGTCGATTGTGAAAGCCCGAGGCTTAACCTCGGGTCTGCAGTCGATACGGGCTAGCTAGAGTGTGGTAGGGGAGATCGGAATTCCTGGTGTAGCGGTGAAATGCGCAGATATCAGGAGGAACACCGGTGGCGAAGGCGGATCTCTGGGCCATTACTGACGCTGAGGAGCGAAAGCGTGGGGAGCGAACAGGATTAGATACCCTGGTAGTCCACGCCGTAAACGGTGGGAACTAGGTGTTGGCGACATTCCACGTCGTCGGTGCCGCAGCTAACGCATTAAGTTCCCCGCCTGGGGAGTACGGCCGCAAGGCTAAAACTCAAAGGAATTGACGGGGGCCCGCACAAGCGGCGGAGCATGTGGCTTAATTCGACGCAACGCGAAGAACCTTACCAAGGCTTGACATACACCGGAAAGCATTAGAGATAGTGCCCCCCTTGTGGTCGGTGTACAGGTGG encodes:
- a CDS encoding YbhB/YbcL family Raf kinase inhibitor-like protein, producing MTELKRRPLPHDFHPPVPSFTVTSADIEEGAKLKDAQVYAKGNTSPQLRWEGFPEGTKSFAVTCYDPDAPTGSGFWHWVLFDIPASVTELPAGAGSGAFEGLPEGAVQVRNDYGSKDFGGAAPPPGDGPHRYVFTVYAVDQEKLGPDADVSPAVVGFNLRFHAIARAQLIGEYENPAQG
- a CDS encoding sporulation protein, which encodes MAFKKLLASLGAGGASVETVLTEVNVVPGGVVQGEVRIQGGSVNQDIEGLSVGLQAKVEVESGDQEYKQDIEFTKVRLGGAFELQAGAVHAVPFGLEIPWETPVTMIDGQALRGMHIGVTTELAIARAVDSSDLDPINVHPLPAQKAILDAFIQLGFRFKNADMERGHIRGTRQSLPFYQEIEFHPPAQYRGLNQVELSFVADAYAMDVVLEMDKKPGLFSEGSDTYRSFQVGLNDWQGTDWAAYLNQWLSEVGSKRNWF
- a CDS encoding DNA-3-methyladenine glycosylase — its product is MIAPPDRTPLPREFFDRPVLEVAPDLLGRILVRTTSEGPIAVRLTEVEAYDGPNDPGSHAYRGRTARNEVMFGPPGYVYVYFTYGMWHCMNLVCGPEGRASAVLLRAGEVVEGADLARKRRLSARNDKELAKGPARLATALGVDRALNGTDACASGETPLRMLTGTKIPAHQVRSGARTGVAGEGGNGDVHPWRYWVADDPTVSPYRAHVPRRRRS